Proteins from a genomic interval of Rhizobium leguminosarum:
- a CDS encoding ATP-binding protein produces MSKRCSYSLRKRLFWRLLAVQSVVLILVMIVLISVGKISEYRSTEGTIEVLRQAVFRQPTGELSLRETEDLRELRKDAPDLWYTVRDMQGHVLTEGRIPEEYATIGNTLDHVGEAEFGMNLGDHDPPAARMKWIATDWGQVQFLTGTDGPISSTFILLKLSLVLAKIVIPIVAVMALGALIATPLVVRRSLVGIDQAALQADTIDIDQRGGRLSEHDIPEEIAPLVHAVNRALGRLDEGYERQERFLTDAAHELRTPIAILNTRIGALPHSSIKTDLLEDAARLAVLTEQMLDLQRLKQGKVQFTKIDLGQLARKVMIEMAPLAFAAGYTVQFDVDGAGEIEGDPLALQRALMNILQNAINHGGRKGTISLTSGCNWIEVRDEGPGIPADMRDRIFEPFFKRHHDGRGAGLGLNLVRDILRMHGGEVTIDNHSPGAVCRLSFPTDKTAHVDTPPHLATA; encoded by the coding sequence ATGAGCAAACGATGCTCCTATTCGCTGCGCAAGCGCCTGTTCTGGCGCCTTCTTGCCGTGCAATCGGTGGTGCTCATCCTGGTGATGATCGTGCTGATTTCGGTTGGCAAGATATCCGAATACAGGTCGACGGAGGGCACGATCGAGGTCCTGCGCCAGGCCGTCTTCCGCCAACCCACCGGAGAGTTGAGCCTGAGGGAGACCGAGGATCTGCGAGAGCTGCGCAAGGACGCGCCCGATCTGTGGTACACTGTCCGTGACATGCAGGGGCATGTTTTGACCGAGGGCCGAATTCCGGAAGAATATGCCACAATCGGCAACACGCTCGATCATGTCGGCGAGGCCGAGTTCGGCATGAATCTCGGCGACCACGACCCTCCGGCTGCCCGGATGAAGTGGATCGCGACGGATTGGGGACAGGTGCAGTTTCTGACGGGCACCGACGGCCCCATCTCGTCCACCTTCATCCTGCTCAAGCTTTCGCTGGTCCTTGCGAAGATTGTTATTCCGATCGTGGCGGTGATGGCGCTGGGTGCGTTGATCGCGACGCCGCTCGTCGTGCGACGATCGCTGGTCGGGATCGACCAGGCCGCGCTCCAGGCCGATACGATCGATATCGACCAGCGTGGCGGCCGGCTGTCGGAACACGATATTCCCGAAGAGATCGCGCCGCTGGTACACGCCGTCAACCGCGCGCTCGGACGTCTCGACGAGGGTTACGAGCGGCAGGAACGGTTTCTGACCGATGCCGCGCATGAGCTGCGCACGCCGATCGCCATTCTGAATACGAGAATTGGAGCCCTGCCGCACAGTTCGATCAAGACAGACCTCCTGGAAGATGCAGCGAGGCTCGCCGTTCTCACCGAGCAGATGCTCGATCTTCAGCGGCTGAAACAGGGCAAGGTCCAGTTCACCAAGATCGATCTCGGCCAGTTGGCGAGAAAGGTCATGATCGAGATGGCGCCGCTGGCCTTTGCCGCCGGCTACACGGTACAATTCGATGTCGACGGCGCCGGCGAGATCGAGGGCGATCCTCTGGCGCTGCAGCGCGCCCTGATGAACATCCTGCAGAACGCGATCAACCATGGCGGCAGGAAAGGCACCATCTCGCTGACATCAGGCTGCAACTGGATCGAAGTTAGGGACGAGGGACCGGGCATCCCCGCCGATATGCGCGATCGCATATTCGAGCCGTTCTTCAAGCGCCATCACGACGGACGCGGTGCCGGCCTCGGCCTCAATCTCGTTCGCGACATCCTGCGCATGCACGGCGGTGAAGTGACGATCGACAACCACAGTCCCGGGGCGGTCTGCCGGCTGAGCTTCCCGACAGACAAAACGGCACATGTTGATACTCCACCACATCTGGCGACTGCATAA
- a CDS encoding 3'-5' exonuclease — MSVHRDSQLDMFAKPAPATAKARGPSHRRPSQPVVHSDEDMARALEESGNYRILRKLVARPIASVRQPGFSRLGVVLDTETTGLNHRSDEIIEIGAVAFTFDDDGAIGDIVGIYGGLQQPSRPIPPEITRLTGITDAMVEGQLINIQSLRTLIEPADLIIAHNAGFDRPFCEAFSKIFTGKAWACSVSEIDWSARGFEGTKLGYLVGQAGYFHEGHRAVDDCHALLEILDREQRGGESPFTELYRASQRSRIRIFAEHSPFEMKDHLKGRGYRWSDGSDGRLKSWWIEVGEEDLDDELSYLRSDIYRWAEAEPPIVRLTAFDRFKL; from the coding sequence ATGAGCGTGCACAGAGATTCGCAACTCGACATGTTTGCCAAGCCAGCGCCCGCGACGGCCAAGGCACGCGGTCCATCGCACCGGCGGCCATCGCAGCCGGTCGTCCATTCCGATGAAGACATGGCGCGGGCGCTCGAAGAGAGCGGCAACTATCGCATCTTGAGAAAGCTGGTCGCCCGGCCGATTGCGTCAGTCAGACAGCCGGGGTTTTCGCGCCTCGGTGTCGTTCTCGATACGGAGACCACGGGTCTCAACCATCGCAGCGACGAGATCATCGAAATCGGCGCCGTCGCCTTTACCTTCGACGATGACGGCGCGATCGGCGATATCGTCGGCATTTATGGCGGCCTGCAACAGCCGTCCCGGCCGATCCCGCCCGAGATCACCCGGCTGACGGGGATTACCGACGCGATGGTCGAAGGACAGCTTATCAATATCCAATCGCTGCGAACGCTGATCGAGCCGGCGGATCTGATCATTGCCCACAATGCCGGTTTCGACCGGCCGTTCTGCGAGGCCTTCTCGAAGATTTTCACTGGCAAGGCCTGGGCATGCTCGGTTTCGGAGATCGACTGGAGCGCCCGCGGCTTCGAGGGTACGAAGCTCGGCTATCTCGTCGGCCAAGCCGGGTATTTCCACGAAGGCCATCGCGCCGTGGACGACTGCCACGCACTGCTGGAAATCCTCGATCGAGAGCAGCGCGGCGGTGAAAGCCCGTTCACCGAGCTTTACCGCGCCAGCCAGCGCTCACGCATCCGTATCTTTGCCGAACACAGCCCGTTCGAGATGAAGGATCATCTGAAGGGGAGGGGTTACCGCTGGTCGGACGGCAGCGACGGCCGCCTGAAATCCTGGTGGATCGAAGTCGGCGAAGAGGATCTCGACGATGAGCTATCCTATCTGCGCTCGGATATTTACCGCTGGGCCGAGGCGGAGCCGCCGATCGTGCGGCTGACGGCCTTCGATCGTTTCAAACTCTGA
- a CDS encoding FadR/GntR family transcriptional regulator, with product MTDKDNAVFNTIQQAPNLRSNLADMLTAQIESGDLKPGQRLPTEQAIMTATGVSRTIVREALAALRAKGLITTRQGLGAFVSNDPTPRSFSIIPNDLQSIDEVLRVLELRMGVEYEAAGLAALRRTQEDIERMQDRLDALDKALEEGGYGAQEDYAFHRSILVATQNSYYGRLFDTFGNIMVPRQWARLDKMTSAERKRHAARMRREHHAIFAAIRDRDEPAARRAIRSHLSKSAARFEELRDATA from the coding sequence ATGACGGACAAGGACAACGCGGTCTTCAATACCATTCAGCAGGCGCCGAACCTGCGCAGCAACCTTGCCGACATGTTGACGGCGCAAATCGAGTCCGGCGACCTGAAGCCCGGCCAGCGCCTGCCGACCGAACAGGCGATCATGACGGCGACCGGCGTCAGCCGGACGATCGTTCGCGAAGCGCTCGCCGCGCTGCGCGCGAAGGGGCTGATCACCACGCGGCAAGGCCTTGGGGCTTTTGTCTCGAACGATCCGACGCCCAGATCCTTCTCCATCATTCCGAACGACCTGCAGTCGATCGACGAGGTTCTGCGCGTGCTGGAGCTGCGCATGGGGGTCGAATACGAAGCCGCCGGTCTTGCCGCGTTGCGGCGCACGCAGGAGGATATCGAGCGTATGCAGGATCGTCTCGACGCCCTCGACAAGGCGCTCGAGGAGGGTGGATACGGCGCGCAAGAGGACTACGCCTTCCACAGATCCATTCTGGTCGCGACGCAGAACTCCTATTACGGCCGCCTCTTCGACACGTTCGGCAACATCATGGTGCCGCGGCAATGGGCGCGCTTGGACAAGATGACATCAGCCGAGCGCAAGCGTCATGCGGCGCGCATGCGTAGGGAACACCATGCCATATTCGCGGCGATCCGCGACCGCGACGAGCCCGCCGCGCGCCGCGCCATCCGAAGCCACCTGTCGAAGAGCGCCGCGCGCTTCGAAGAGTTGCGTGACGCTACCGCATAA
- the kduD gene encoding 2-dehydro-3-deoxy-D-gluconate 5-dehydrogenase KduD — translation MSIVANPFDLSGRVAVVTGANTGLGQAIAAALAQAGASIVAVGRSSMDETEALVQEAGSRFHVVKADLASIEPVKGIVTETIQTFGGLDILVNNAGIIRRADALDFTEEDWDAVIDVNLKTAFFLSQAAGRHMVDKGRGKIINIASLLSFQGGIRIPSYTASKSGLAGLTKLLACEWAGKGVNVNAIAPGYFVTNNTTALREDADRNAAILARIPAGRWGTPSELGGAAVFLASSASDYVHGTVLPVDGGWLAR, via the coding sequence GTGAGCATCGTGGCAAATCCCTTCGACCTCTCCGGCCGGGTTGCCGTCGTCACCGGCGCCAATACAGGGCTCGGCCAGGCCATCGCGGCAGCGTTGGCGCAGGCCGGTGCGTCGATCGTCGCGGTCGGGCGCTCCTCGATGGACGAAACCGAGGCGCTGGTGCAGGAAGCGGGAAGCCGCTTCCATGTCGTCAAGGCCGATCTTGCCAGCATCGAACCGGTCAAGGGGATTGTCACTGAGACCATCCAGACCTTCGGCGGCCTCGACATCCTCGTCAACAATGCCGGCATCATCCGCCGCGCCGACGCGCTCGATTTCACCGAGGAAGACTGGGACGCGGTGATCGACGTCAATCTGAAGACTGCCTTCTTCCTGTCTCAGGCGGCCGGCCGCCATATGGTCGACAAGGGCAGGGGCAAGATCATCAACATCGCCTCGCTGCTCTCCTTCCAGGGCGGCATCCGGATTCCATCTTATACCGCCTCGAAAAGCGGCCTCGCCGGACTGACCAAGCTGCTGGCCTGCGAATGGGCCGGCAAGGGCGTCAACGTCAACGCCATCGCCCCCGGCTACTTCGTGACCAACAACACCACGGCGCTGCGCGAAGATGCCGACCGCAATGCCGCCATCCTTGCCCGGATCCCGGCCGGGCGCTGGGGAACGCCGTCCGAACTCGGTGGTGCGGCCGTCTTCCTGGCATCGTCGGCCTCCGACTATGTTCACGGAACGGTGCTGCCCGTCGATGGCGGTTGGCTGGCGCGGTAA
- the kduI gene encoding 5-dehydro-4-deoxy-D-glucuronate isomerase translates to MQIDVRHASHPEAVRNFDTETLRRHFLVETVFASGEIQLTYSHYDRMVIGGATPLGPGLTLTVPTAIGQETFLAERELGALNIGGAGRIIVDGTNYDLAKYDCLYVGKGAKDISFESADAANPAKFYLVSTPAHQTHPTVLLTREKARHLTPGEAATANKRSIYQFIHPEVCQSCQLTLGFTMIEPGSVWNTMPAHTHDRRMEAYLYFDLEAEQRVFHFMGEPQQTRHMLVANEQAVISPPWSIHSGAGTKNYSFIWAMAGDNKSFTDMDHIAIADLR, encoded by the coding sequence ATGCAGATCGACGTGAGGCACGCCTCCCATCCCGAGGCCGTGCGCAATTTCGACACGGAGACGCTGCGGCGTCATTTTCTGGTGGAAACCGTCTTCGCGAGCGGCGAGATCCAGCTCACATATTCGCATTACGACCGGATGGTCATCGGCGGCGCGACGCCGCTCGGCCCCGGGCTGACGCTGACGGTGCCGACAGCGATCGGACAGGAAACCTTCCTTGCCGAACGTGAACTCGGCGCCCTGAACATCGGCGGTGCCGGCCGCATCATCGTCGACGGCACGAACTACGATCTTGCCAAATATGATTGCCTCTATGTCGGCAAGGGTGCCAAGGACATCAGCTTCGAGAGCGCGGATGCTGCCAATCCGGCGAAATTCTATCTGGTCTCGACGCCAGCGCATCAAACGCACCCGACCGTGTTGCTCACCCGCGAAAAGGCCCGTCACCTGACGCCGGGCGAAGCCGCGACGGCCAATAAGCGGTCGATCTACCAGTTCATCCATCCTGAGGTCTGCCAGTCGTGCCAACTCACGCTGGGCTTCACCATGATCGAGCCGGGCAGTGTCTGGAACACAATGCCTGCCCATACGCATGATCGGCGCATGGAAGCCTATCTCTATTTCGATCTGGAAGCCGAGCAGCGTGTGTTCCACTTCATGGGCGAGCCGCAGCAGACCCGGCATATGCTTGTCGCCAACGAACAGGCGGTCATCTCGCCGCCCTGGTCGATTCATTCGGGCGCTGGCACCAAGAACTACAGCTTCATCTGGGCGATGGCCGGCGACAATAAGAGCTTCACCGACATGGACCATATCGCCATTGCAGATCTGAGGTGA
- a CDS encoding DUF1127 domain-containing protein — protein sequence MNVARSFNNWRKYRQTVAELGRMSARELDDLGIGRGDIRNVARAAIAR from the coding sequence ATGAACGTAGCACGCTCTTTCAATAACTGGCGCAAGTACCGTCAGACGGTCGCTGAACTGGGTCGTATGTCCGCACGCGAACTGGACGACCTCGGCATCGGCCGCGGCGACATCCGCAACGTCGCCCGCGCAGCCATCGCCCGCTAA